In Phocoena phocoena chromosome 3, mPhoPho1.1, whole genome shotgun sequence, a single window of DNA contains:
- the POLR2E gene encoding DNA-directed RNA polymerases I, II, and III subunit RPABC1, translated as MDDEEETYRLWKIRKTIMQLCHDRGYLVTQDELDQTLEEFKAQFGDKPSEGRPRRTDLTVLVAHNDDPTDQMFVFFPEEPKVGIKTIKVYCQRMQEENITRALIVVQQGMTPSAKQSLVDMAPKYILEQFLQQELLINITEHELVPEHVVMTKEEVTELLARYKLRENQLPRIQAGDPVARYFGIKRGQVVKIIRPSETAGRYITYRLVQ; from the exons AAATCCGCAAGACCATCATGCAG CTGTGCCACGATCGTGGCTACCTGGTGACCCAGGACGAGCTGGACCAGACGCTGGAGGAGTTCAAGGCCCAGTTTGGGGACAAGCCCAGTGAAGGGAGGCCTCGGCGCACAGACCTCACGGTGCTGGTGGCCCACAACGATGACCCCACTGACCAGATGTTCGTCTTCTTCCCAG AGGAGCCCAAGGTGGGCATCAAGACCATCAAGGTGTACTGCCAGCGGATGCAGGAGGAGAACATCACGCGGGCCCTCATTGTGGTACAGCAGGGCATGACACCCTCCGCCAAGCAG TCCCTGGTCGACATGGCCCCCAAGTACATCCTGGAGCAGTTTCTGCAGCAGGAGCTGCTCATCAACATCACGGAGCACGAG CTGGTCCCAGAGCACGTTGTCATGACCAAGGAGGAGGTGACGGAGTTGCTGGCCCGGTA TAAACTCCGAGAGAACCAGCTGCCCAGGATCCAGGCGGGAGACCCCGTGGCACGTTACTTTGGGATAAAGCGAGGGCAG GTGGTGAAGATCATCCGGCCCAGCGAGACTGCAGGCAGGTACATCACCTACCGGCTGGTGCAGTAG